Proteins from a single region of Gossypium arboreum isolate Shixiya-1 chromosome 1, ASM2569848v2, whole genome shotgun sequence:
- the LOC108481582 gene encoding uncharacterized mitochondrial protein AtMg00810-like codes for MDDLLVTGENKNVLSDFKGKRESMFEISDLGEMSYFLSMKVFQTQQGIFLNQKAFALKIFNRFSMQNCKATSTLVTIGEKLTSQCDFEKVNNSTYRSLVGCLLYLTAIRLDIMFAISLLSRFMHCCNVNHFQATKRVLRYIKGTLSFGMMFTKVDSMKLIGFADSAWQDQ; via the coding sequence ATGGATGACTTGTTGGTAACAGGTGAAAACAAAAATGTACTATCAGATTTCAAAGGCAAAAGGGAGAGCATGTTTGAAATATCAGATTTGGGTGAAATGTCTTATTTCCTTAGCATGAAAGTGTTTCAGACTCAGCAAGGAATTTTTTTAAACCAGAAGgcatttgctttgaaaatttttaatagatTCTCCATGCAAAACTGTAAAGCAACTAGTACTCTAGTTACTATTGGAGAAAAGTTAACAAGCCAATGTGATTTCGAGAAAGTGAATAATTCAACCTATAGGAGCCTAGTTGGATGTCTGCTCTACTTGACAGCTATAAGACTAGACATAATGTTTGCAATCAGTCTCTTATCTAGGTTCATGCACTGCTGCAATGTAAACCATTTTCAAGCTACTAAGAGAGTTCTCAGGTACATTAAAGGCACTTTGAGCTTTGGGATGATGTTTACCAAGGTTGACAGTATGAAGCTCATTGGTTTTGCTGACAGTGCTTGGCAGGATCAATAG